A genomic segment from Barrientosiimonas humi encodes:
- a CDS encoding ArsR/SmtB family transcription factor → MPGKPRATRPQPRIAAADAAEIAQLMQALASPVRVQILGELQHGPSSVGELAELLDLSQPALSNQLRLLRNLRLVATERHGRHVHYSLHDEHVAELLTQSLRHQRHD, encoded by the coding sequence GTGCCTGGAAAGCCTCGTGCGACCCGACCGCAGCCGCGGATCGCCGCAGCCGACGCCGCGGAGATCGCGCAGCTGATGCAGGCGCTCGCGTCACCGGTGCGGGTGCAGATCCTCGGCGAGCTGCAGCACGGGCCGTCGTCGGTGGGGGAGCTGGCCGAGCTGCTCGACCTCAGCCAGCCGGCGCTGTCGAACCAGCTGCGGCTGCTGCGCAACCTGCGCCTGGTCGCCACCGAGCGGCACGGGCGGCACGTGCACTACTCGCTGCACGACGAGCACGTCGCCGAGCTGCTGACCCAGAGCCTGCGCCACCAGCGGCACGACTGA
- a CDS encoding inositol monophosphatase family protein, with protein sequence MDTDAVLTMLREVAAEVVTPRFRALAEGEVMEKNPGDLVTVADHEAEVILTRRLREAYPDAVVVGEEATSADPTLLQGLADVDHWFTVDPVDGTKNFVHGSPDHAVMVGEVRGGQPVRGWIWQPAHERAFVAERGAGAYADGRRIPDRTVDADGPLRGVTSRRRLVGTALPGLPPLELTWVCCGVDYPQLATGGADYVVYSGTMPWDHVPGTLLVSEVGGAARHLDGTPYRPHQTSGGLVASATTGVADRVGPLLQDQARVG encoded by the coding sequence GTGGACACCGACGCCGTCCTGACCATGCTGCGCGAGGTCGCCGCCGAGGTGGTGACGCCCCGGTTCCGCGCCCTCGCCGAGGGTGAGGTGATGGAGAAGAACCCGGGCGACCTCGTGACGGTCGCCGACCACGAGGCCGAGGTCATCCTGACCCGCCGGCTGCGCGAGGCCTACCCCGACGCCGTGGTCGTCGGCGAGGAGGCCACCAGCGCCGACCCCACGCTGCTGCAGGGGCTGGCCGACGTGGACCACTGGTTCACGGTCGACCCGGTCGACGGCACCAAGAACTTCGTGCACGGCTCCCCCGACCACGCCGTCATGGTCGGTGAGGTGCGCGGCGGGCAGCCGGTGCGCGGCTGGATCTGGCAGCCGGCGCACGAGCGGGCGTTCGTCGCCGAGCGGGGCGCGGGGGCGTACGCCGACGGCCGGCGGATCCCCGACCGCACCGTCGACGCCGACGGACCGCTGCGCGGCGTCACGTCGCGACGTCGGCTGGTCGGCACCGCGCTGCCCGGCCTGCCACCGCTGGAGCTGACCTGGGTGTGCTGCGGCGTGGACTACCCCCAGCTCGCGACCGGCGGCGCCGACTACGTCGTCTACTCCGGCACCATGCCGTGGGACCACGTGCCCGGCACGCTGCTCGTCTCGGAGGTCGGCGGTGCGGCGCGCCACCTCGACGGCACGCCCTACCGCCCGCACCAGACCAGCGGCGGGCTCGTGGCCTCGGCGACGACGGGGGTGGCCGATCGGGTGGGTCCGCTGCTGCAGGACCAGGCGCGCGTCGGCTGA